A single genomic interval of Pyrus communis chromosome 5, drPyrComm1.1, whole genome shotgun sequence harbors:
- the LOC137734822 gene encoding putative ribosomal large subunit pseudouridine synthase SVR1, chloroplastic: MASVAGVAAALASLSSSLLSKPSLSLIPIRTLPRLTCSLATSSSSQEFNITFAPAKPKPKPDSAELDPDALAGQLIIPWIVRGEDGNLKLQSHPPARFLQAIETKSKSAKKKKEGAEKRVPTAEPKYSKAARRFYNENFRDAEQRLSKVLAAAGVASRRSSEQLIFDGKVTVNGSVCNTPQTKVDPGRDIIYVNGNRIPKRLPPKVYLALNKPKGYICASGENKSVLGLFEDYLKTWDKRNSGVPRPRLFTVGRLDVATTGLIIVTNDGDFAQKISHPSSNLSKEYIAAIEGVVSKRHLLAISEGTSIDGVHCTPDSVELLPQQPDMPRPRLRIVVHEGRNHEVRELVKNAGLEIHSLKRVRIGGFRLPSDLGLGKHMDLKQGDLGALGWKS; this comes from the exons ATGGCGTCGGTGGCAGGAGTAGCAGCAGCGCTagcttctctctcctcctccctcctttccaaaccctccctctctctcatcccCATCCGCACACTCCCCCGCCTCACCTGCTCCCTCGCCACTTCCTCCTCTTCTCAGGAGTTCAACATCACATTCGCGCCAGCGAAGCCCAAGCCCAAACCCGACTCCGCCGAGCTCGACCCGGATGCCCTCGCCGGGCAGCTCATCATCCCCTGGATCGTCCGCGGCGAGGATGGCAACCTCAAGCTCCAGTCGCACCCTCCAGCGCGTTTCCTCCAGGCCATCGAGACCAAGAGTAAGAgtgccaagaagaagaaggagggcgCCGAGAAGCGTGTGCCCACGGCCGAGCCCAAGTACTCGAAAGCCGCCCGGAGGTTCTACAACGAGAATTTCAGAGACGCCGAGCAGCGGCTCAGCAAGGTTCTCGCTGCCGCCGGAG TGGCATCGAGGAGGAGCAGTGAGCAGCTTATCTTTGATGGGAAGGTCACTGTGAATGGTTCTGTATGCAATACTCCTCAA ACTAAAGTTGATCCTGGAAGGGATATTATATATGTCAACGGAAATCGGATTCCGAAGAGACTGCCTCCAAAGGTTTATCTTGCCCTTAACAAGCCAAAAGG GTACATTTGCGCATCTGGGGAGAATAAATCTGTGTTGGGTCTATTCGAAGATTATTTGAAGACTTGG GATAAGAGAAACTCAGGAGTACCCAGACCACGACTATTTACTGTTGGCCGTCTTGATGTTGCCACAACTGGGTTGATCATTGTGACCAATGATG GAGATTTTGCTCAGAAGATATCACATCCGTCTTCGAACTTGTCAAAGGA ATACATTGCAGCAATAGAAGGTGTAGTTAGTAAGCGGCACCTGTTAGCCATCAGTGAGGGAACAAGCATCGACGGCGTCCATTGCACCCCAGATTCTGTGGAATTACTGCCACAACAACCAGATATGCCAAGACCCCGTTTGCGTATTGTG GTTCATGAAGGGAGGAACCATGAAGTACGAGAACTTGTTAAAAATGCTGGACTTGAG ATACATTCACTAAAGCGTGTACGTATAGGTGGCTTCAGACTTCCATCAGATCTTGG GCTTGGAAAGCACATGGACTTAAAACAAGGCGATCTTGGCGCCTTGGGTTGGAAAAGTTAG